From the genome of Aspergillus oryzae RIB40 DNA, chromosome 4:
TTTGTTGGGCTTCGACAACAGCACCGGCGCCCTGGGAAGCAACAGGTCGATATTTGTTTGGTGGCACCAAGAGGTTTTTGATGAAGAACATGCCTGCGTCAACACGAGACTCCTTCTTTGACATCGGCCGGGATGTATATACGAGGTTCAgaatctcctcttctttaaCAAACAGCAAAGAAATTGCGGCGTGGACTTCAGGTGATGGCATGAATTGGCCGCCATCACCAGTCTTCTTGTTGTCCACCTGCGCCAGGATGGCATTGCCACGAgcaacctcctcctccgctcCGTGAGATTCCGATGTAGTACTGGCGTTGTCGTTCACAAGcgcctccttctctttcctatTGAATTTTCTGGTTTCCTGAAGAATGATCAAGGAGTTTGACGCATTGTACCCAGCTTGTTGCATAGCGAGTTTAGCCTTTTCGGGCAAAGCTTTCCGGAAAATCTTCGAATACCGATCCCTTCGATAGCCTGGCGAGATTCTTTCTTCGGAGTTAATACCCGTGTGCAAGCAACAAAACTGGGAAAGTGATCAGAACTCACCCTGAGCAATTGGCACACTTCTTGATACCGAcaatatccttgaagaaATCTCTGACCACAGCCCGCCTTTGTTCTGCAGCAATCGGGTTTTTGGCTCCAGCCATCAAGCCCTTCAGCTTACCCGACGCCTGTGCCTCACGAATAGCTTTTTTGACAAACACATTTCTGCGCTTCACGaggtcatcctcatcttcatccccATCGTCCTCGGACTCGTCTCCATCCTTTGCCGATTTCTTTGATCCCTTCTTGAGTTCCATTGACTCCAACGCAGCTACCTCATCGACCAGGCCATACTGCAACAGTCGCAATTTGCAGGTGTAGGCATTGACTTGCGTGCGAGACATCTGAAGACGGTGGCAGTATACACATTGCGCCCTAAGAAGACGGTACATCTGATCGAAGTGCGTGACATTATACACATGAACTGGTAGCTCGATGTGCCCAGGATGGCCAGTGCAGGACCATGAGCTCATGCGACATGTTGTGCAGCTAGGTCCGGTCAGTCGAAGAGCTAAAAAAAAGGCTGGAGCGAAACACAAGACTGTAGACCACAACAATGTGCTGAGGAAGATACTTACACATGGTCACCCCATGCTCCCATAGCAGGGTCATACAGACcaccaggaacaggattGTTGAAGGAATCCAAAGTCGGAGTATTATGGATTCGCTTCACCGAGGTGGCtttgatatcctcatcattgTAAACGGAAAAGTCAATCCCCGAAATAGAGGAAGCCACAGGACGTGCGAAGTTCGCCATGATTCCCTGCAGCTCCGTGAGcgacagaagaagctggCTATGCGACTACCTGTTGGTCTGGAGGAGCAAAAGCGGGTTCGTTCGGTCTTGTCGctgcgaaaagaaaaagttcaCccaactttttttctgccgTGCGATACCGCCAAGACCCACGTTTGTGATCGCCCCGTGATTTATGCCCGTGTCACTGCTAAGTATCCGCGCTGTTTTCTCACTTTAGTTCTCGGATTGCCGACACTCGTTTGCCAACCTTTCATACGCCAACTTTGAGTCGCGCTCGGTGCCAGTGGGTGAGTGCAGCATTCATTCTCTGCCTCAAGCAATGGCGGACCTGTCAGGCAACATGCTGAAGCGACCTCACCCCGAGGACGAAGACAATAACACACAGAAAAGATCACGTTCCAACAATGGATCCCCATTACCTGGGCAAGGGGCTCCAGCCTCTGGTAAGCCCGATATCGAGAGGATGGTAGCTGAAGCGAGAGCGAAAGCCGAAGCTGTACGTGCGAGGCTTCAAGCTGCAAGAGGAGGATCTACACCATCAGCGGCACCAAGCCCCAGTCCTACACCTCCGGCCGCTTCCCCTGCAATGTCCAGATTAGAGCAGATGAAAGCCAGAGTTGCGGCTGCTACTGGAAGGGCCAGTGTGGCAGCTCAGCAACGACCAGTCGAACCCTCGCCGACGCCTCAGCCTCCCCCAttcgaagaagacgatggctcGTCGAAGGGTCGGGGTGGTCTGGATGTCGGCCTTCATCCGGCTCTGCTGTCGGACACTGTTGAGTTTCGCGGTGCCAAGGGAAGACAGTCTACGCAATCGAAAAACCGTCGAACAGAATCTCCGGTCACCAGTGGGAGGCCGGATCGAGCAGGGCTCGATCTTTCCGGTCCTTCTTTGGAGGAAATCAGAAACAATCCCTATTATGACCCTAGCCTCGGTCCGAAAGCTACGATTGCAAAGCCACGACAGTCGCGACAACTTATTTTTAACCAAAAGGGTAAATACATACAGCAGGGCGCTGCTCTGCGTCGGCAGGCTCAAttggaggcgatgaagaaaCGCATTGCCGAGCGAGCACGACAGGCTGGTATCGAtgaagatctggatatcGAAAAGGCCTTTCTTGTTCCAGCTCCACCAGCAATTGAATGGTGGGATGAAGGACTGGTGGACGGGGAGGACTATTCCGGCATCGAAGACGAACGGAATCTAAAGATCGATACACCGGACACCATAGTGACTCAATACGTTCAGCACCCAGTTCTTCTCGACCCTCCACAAGATAAGCATATGCCAGAGCAGAAACCTATGTATCTTACACCTAAGGAACAGGCTAAGATTCGTCGCCAGCGGCGAATGGCCGATTTGAAGGAGCAACAAGCAAAGATCCGACTAGGACTTGAGCCAGCTCCTCCCCCGAAAGTCAAAAAGTCGAACCTCATGCGGGTGCTGGGTGAACAAGCCGTTAAGGACCCTACCGCTGTTGAAGCGCGCGTAACGCGAGAGATCGCAGAGCGTCGTAATAAGCATGAGGAAGCCAATGAAGAGCGTAAGCTGACAAAAGAAGAGCGGCGAGAGAAGCTGGCTAggcaacaagagaaagatgcCGAAAAAGGAATTCTCATGTCAGTCTACCGCATCGACAGTCTTGCGAACGGGCGGAATCGCTTCAAAGTCAGCAAGAATGCCGAACAGAATGCTCTTACTGGGGTCGTTGTCATGCACCCTAAATTCAATCTTGTGATTGTTGAGGGTGGCTCCCACTCTATCAACAACTACAGGAAGCTTATGCTGAACCGGATAGACTGGACAGAGAACGCAGGTCCAAATGCTGTGCGGGAAGGCAACAGGGAGGCCCAGGTGGCATGGcttgctgctgaagatgagcaAACGGGTGATCTGAAAGATCTTAGCTCTAACACATGCAGCCTCTTGTGGGAAGGTCAAGTCAAGACTCGAGCTTTCCGCAAATGGTTGGGGGCACGAGTGTGTGAAACAGATTCTCAAGCGAAAGACGTCTTGGCTCGAGCAAAGCTGGAGAACTTCTGGGCTCTGGGGAAGAGCGCAAAGCAGAGCGAGTCATGGTCATGACGATGATGtttattcttctttatttACAAATTCTAGTCGAAAGGCAGAACATTTCTATCTCTATTAAACAAACACAACCATGGCCCGTATGTGCCAGGTCTAATAAGCGATCATTGTTCACATTGCCCGCATCACTCAAATGACATGCCTCCTGACGTTGTATACATAAAGACTCCGTaatcaacaagagaaatgacCCAACGTAAAACTTTTAAGCCGATCCAGGATAGATGCCTAACTCCCCAATAATGCAAACTTTATATATCAGTTTTACCCAAACCTAGAAAAGCAAGGAAACCCTAATCAGATCAACATGGTATCAAACGCTCATGAGCGAGGTGGtccttgattgttgttgCTCAGCTGACGCAACAGGTCTAATTGCGCCTTGACCTGGTCAAAATTCATGGTTGCCGCTTGCGCCGGCTGTTGCCCAGGGgcttgctgttgttgatactgctgctgttgttgctgctgttgcaaGGCGGCCAAGAACAATGGGTTGATTTGCATGTTGTGTGGGAATTGGTAAGGGTTTTGTTGGGGATAAGCCTGCTGGAATGGCATCTGGAAATTGAAGCCAGGAGGTGCAGCAGCTTGACCGAACTGTTGCTGtggttgaggttgttgttgaggttgttgttgttgttgctgctgcgggAAAGATGGGTACGCAGGGTATTGTTGTGGCATTCCATAAGCATTAGGTTGGGTTTGCTGGTACGCGTGTTGACTGTAGTTGGAAGATTGAGGTTGCGCGTCCGACCCTTGCTGTTGATATGACTGGCGCTGAGTCTCTCTTGGTCCGCCTccacggccacggccacCTCGACCGCGATCAAAGCCCCGGCCCCGGCCTCTACCACCACGGAAACCACCTCTACCAGTGGGTCCATCATTCTCGACAGGTGCCTCCTGCCGACCCATCATCTCATGGAAGTTCTTCGGGCGAGCAAGAGGTGTGTATCCATCTTCACCTGCATTATCGTCGTAGTTTAGTTCGGTTTGGCTGAGCTTGGAAGGACCTGGGGGACCCTTCTTAGCCTTTGCTGGACCATCTCTGgcttcctttctctcctgcCGCTTCTGCTTCAACTTCCGCTTGTACTCGGCCTCTGCTTCATCGTCGGAAAActccacctcatcttcagcaattTCCTCATCGTGGAAATTCGAAGCATCACTGCCCTTC
Proteins encoded in this window:
- a CDS encoding U4/U6-U5 snRNP complex subunit PRP3 (putative u4/u6 small nuclear ribonucleoprotein) — translated: MADLSGNMLKRPHPEDEDNNTQKRSRSNNGSPLPGQGAPASEDDGSSKGRGGLDVGLHPALLSDTVEFRGAKGRQSTQSKNRRTESPVTSGRPDRAGLDLSGPSLEEIRNNPYYDPSLGPKATIAKPRQSRQLIFNQKGKYIQQGAALRRQAQLEAMKKRIAERARQAGIDEDLDIEKAFLVPAPPAIEWWDEGLVDGEDYSGIEDERNLKIDTPDTIVTQYVQHPVLLDPPQDKHMPEQKPMYLTPKEQAKIRRQRRMADLKEQQAKIRLGLEPAPPPKVKKSNLMRVLGEQAVKDPTAVEARVTREIAERRNKHEEANEERKLTKEERREKLARQQEKDAEKGILMSVYRIDSLANGRNRFKVSKNAEQNALTGVVVMHPKFNLVIVEGGSHSINNYRKLMLNRIDWTENAGPNAVREGNREAQVAWLAAEDEQTGDLKDLSSNTCSLLWEGQVKTRAFRKWLGARVCETDSQAKDVLARAKLENFWALGKSAKQSESWS